One segment of Massilia sp. Se16.2.3 DNA contains the following:
- a CDS encoding cytochrome P450 — MQLARDVALEEADWIYRLELPLDEDTPDDPLDDTPDDTAPGPRDHAFGMRSLRRMGRDFLGFWRDEHARHGDAVYVKLGHIPYYSFRHPDQIRAVLVEEADAFVRWERHVEILAQLHGQSVLVSEGEEWRRQRRMLQPAFNPRRFDAYAGRMTDGIAGTLDALPGGAVDFEHTMNMLAADVILRTMFSARFADADHGIGTREVERAVRTLVDAGYREMFLPFALPGWLPYPGRNEKRAALALLDDLVRAHIGRRRAAPDLGDDLLGMLLAASDEEGEGEERGAMLGDDGVRDQLMTTFLAGHETTAAALTWAGWALAAHPDVAARATEEVDRVLGNRVPGYRDVAELPCLGSVVKEVMRLYSPSPGVLARRATRDVRIGDWLVPQGSVVSILSVLPHHDARWFTQPEHFDPDRFPGEAAKGIPRGAYLPFGTGPRVCIGSSFATVEMTLALAMLLQRFTLRPAPGQDVPVPRMGVTMRPAGGLRLLLERRVSSGQPAAVPVRAAAAGAGACPFHAAS; from the coding sequence ATGCAGCTCGCGCGCGACGTCGCGCTGGAAGAAGCCGACTGGATCTACCGACTGGAGCTCCCCCTTGATGAAGACACACCTGACGACCCGCTTGACGACACCCCCGACGACACGGCCCCCGGCCCGCGTGACCACGCCTTCGGCATGCGCAGCCTGCGCCGCATGGGCCGCGACTTCCTCGGCTTCTGGCGCGATGAGCATGCGCGCCATGGCGACGCCGTGTACGTGAAGTTGGGCCACATTCCCTATTACTCGTTCCGGCATCCGGACCAGATCCGCGCGGTGCTGGTCGAGGAGGCGGACGCCTTCGTGCGCTGGGAACGTCACGTCGAGATCCTGGCCCAGCTGCACGGCCAGAGCGTGCTCGTCTCCGAGGGAGAAGAGTGGCGCCGGCAGCGCCGCATGCTGCAGCCGGCTTTCAATCCGCGGCGCTTCGATGCCTACGCGGGACGGATGACGGACGGTATCGCGGGCACACTCGATGCGCTGCCCGGCGGCGCGGTCGACTTCGAGCACACGATGAACATGCTGGCCGCGGACGTCATCCTGCGCACGATGTTCAGCGCCCGCTTTGCCGACGCGGACCACGGCATCGGTACGCGCGAAGTCGAGCGCGCCGTGCGCACGCTGGTCGATGCCGGCTACCGCGAGATGTTCCTGCCCTTCGCCTTGCCCGGCTGGCTGCCTTACCCGGGACGCAACGAGAAGCGCGCGGCGCTGGCCCTGCTGGACGACCTGGTGCGTGCCCACATCGGGCGCCGCCGCGCCGCGCCGGACCTGGGCGACGACCTGCTCGGCATGCTGCTGGCGGCAAGCGACGAGGAAGGGGAGGGAGAGGAGCGCGGTGCCATGCTCGGCGACGATGGCGTGCGCGACCAGCTGATGACGACCTTCCTGGCCGGCCACGAGACCACGGCGGCGGCGCTGACCTGGGCCGGCTGGGCGCTGGCCGCGCATCCCGACGTGGCGGCGCGTGCCACGGAGGAAGTCGACCGGGTGCTCGGCAATCGCGTGCCCGGTTACCGGGATGTTGCGGAACTGCCCTGTCTCGGCAGCGTCGTGAAGGAAGTGATGCGCCTGTATTCGCCCTCGCCAGGCGTGCTGGCGCGCCGCGCCACGCGCGACGTCCGCATCGGCGACTGGCTGGTGCCGCAGGGGAGCGTGGTCTCGATCCTGTCGGTGCTGCCGCATCACGACGCGCGCTGGTTTACGCAACCGGAGCACTTCGACCCCGACCGCTTTCCCGGCGAGGCGGCGAAAGGCATTCCGCGCGGCGCCTACCTGCCCTTCGGTACCGGCCCGCGCGTCTGCATCGGCAGCAGCTTCGCCACGGTCGAGATGACGCTGGCGCTGGCCATGCTGCTGCAGCGCTTCACCCTGCGCCCGGCGCCGGGCCAGGATGTCCCGGTGCCGCGCATGGGCGTGACGATGCGGCCGGCCGGCGGGCTGCGCCTGCTGCTGGAACGGCGCGTGTCGAGCGGGCAGCCGGCAGCGGTGCCAGTTCGCGCTGCCGCAGCGGGCGCAGGGGCCTGTCCTTTCCACGCCGCCTCATGA
- a CDS encoding DUF6597 domain-containing transcriptional factor yields the protein MRHPTAFHAARPSLRSPVTRIWLPGAGAAGFVYAFIARDARGCGLEGAARLNRFPAGAYCSINWFLDGRVDIVAHGGDTVRRPVARCAVGGCQTAPFASENEGDVHAFIAMFYPDAFHALFGVDLAALQNRFVDALEVLPVHATALLDAVFAAGDDDARRRAIEDFVARHGQAAALPVWTRMRRLGGRLTLALASKLLGVGPRQLQRVALRQAGASLQTTLRLWRGQRSFLLAQRAYFAGRKVDMADHALANDYADQSHMVRDCKRDRTHADAARARRRAGRSRLDLPTGAPP from the coding sequence ATGCGCCATCCGACCGCTTTCCACGCCGCCCGTCCGAGCCTGCGCTCACCAGTCACCCGCATCTGGCTGCCCGGCGCCGGCGCGGCCGGCTTCGTCTATGCCTTCATCGCCCGCGATGCGCGCGGCTGTGGCCTGGAAGGGGCGGCGCGCCTGAACCGCTTTCCGGCCGGCGCCTACTGTTCGATCAACTGGTTCCTTGACGGCCGCGTCGACATCGTCGCGCATGGCGGCGATACCGTGCGCCGGCCGGTCGCGCGCTGCGCGGTCGGCGGTTGCCAGACGGCGCCTTTCGCCAGCGAGAACGAGGGAGACGTGCACGCCTTCATCGCCATGTTCTACCCGGATGCCTTTCATGCGCTGTTCGGGGTCGACCTCGCGGCGCTGCAGAACCGTTTCGTCGACGCCCTCGAGGTGCTGCCCGTGCATGCCACGGCACTGCTTGACGCCGTATTCGCGGCGGGCGACGACGACGCGCGCCGCCGCGCCATCGAGGACTTCGTCGCCCGCCACGGCCAGGCCGCGGCGCTGCCGGTCTGGACGCGCATGCGCCGCCTCGGCGGCCGGCTCACGCTGGCGCTGGCCAGCAAACTCCTTGGGGTAGGCCCGCGCCAGCTGCAGCGGGTGGCGCTGCGCCAGGCCGGCGCCAGCCTCCAGACCACGTTGCGCCTGTGGCGTGGCCAGCGCAGCTTCCTGCTTGCGCAACGCGCCTACTTCGCCGGGCGCAAGGTCGACATGGCCGACCACGCGCTCGCCAACGACTACGCGGACCAGTCGCACATGGTCCGCGATTGCAAACGAGACCGGACGCACGCCGATGCAGCTCGCGCGCGACGTCGCGCTGGAAGAAGCCGACTGGATCTACCGACTGGAGCTCCCCCTTGA
- a CDS encoding response regulator: MASASPRTTCRASSACSRRRRCRRTAPEGLGIGLSLVSRLLEMHGGELRAESPGIGMGSTFTAELPVLRTSRNDCADSEAQPETGSAAGLRVLLVDDNVDAMEMMGFLLAEMGHETWTTFDAGRIEAMALEHKPQVIVLDIGLPGADGYELARMLKQHPQLRHIRLVAHTGYGSPEDRRRALEAGFDAHRSSRPSWKTWKRRCAASAPGRPLL, translated from the coding sequence ATGGCATCGGCATCGCCGAGGACAACCTGCCGCGCATCTTCGGCATGTTCGCGCAGGCGGCGGTGCCGCCGGACCGCACCCGAAGGCCTGGGCATCGGCCTGTCGCTGGTATCGCGCCTGCTCGAGATGCATGGCGGCGAACTGCGCGCCGAAAGCCCCGGCATCGGGATGGGCAGCACCTTCACGGCCGAACTGCCGGTGCTGCGCACCAGCCGCAACGACTGCGCCGACAGCGAGGCGCAACCGGAAACGGGCAGCGCCGCCGGCCTGCGCGTGCTGCTGGTCGACGACAATGTCGACGCGATGGAGATGATGGGCTTCCTGCTGGCCGAGATGGGGCACGAAACCTGGACCACCTTCGACGCCGGCCGCATCGAGGCGATGGCGCTCGAGCACAAGCCGCAGGTGATCGTGCTCGACATCGGCCTGCCCGGCGCCGACGGCTACGAGCTGGCGCGCATGCTGAAGCAGCATCCGCAGCTGCGCCATATCCGCCTGGTCGCGCACACCGGCTACGGCTCGCCCGAAGACCGCCGCCGCGCGCTGGAGGCGGGCTTCGATGCGCACCGGTCAAGCCGGCCGAGCTGGAAGACCTGGAAAAGGCGCTGCGCGGCTAGCGCGCCTGGCCGCCCCTTGCTCTGA